Proteins from a genomic interval of Pseudoruegeria sp. SHC-113:
- a CDS encoding SufE family protein — protein sequence MATEAFEEIAETFDFLEDWEDRYRHVIDLGKAMDPLEEAFKVPATKVDGCASQVWLLPEIDGQGGGATFNFRGDSDAMIVRGLIAVLMALYNGIPVSEVLKVDAGGELARLGLNEHLSSQRSNGLRAMVQRIRETAAAQAA from the coding sequence ATGGCCACCGAAGCCTTTGAAGAGATCGCGGAGACCTTCGATTTCCTTGAGGATTGGGAGGATCGCTACCGCCATGTGATCGACCTTGGCAAGGCGATGGACCCGCTGGAAGAGGCCTTCAAAGTGCCCGCCACGAAAGTCGACGGCTGCGCCAGCCAGGTTTGGCTGCTGCCAGAGATTGACGGGCAGGGCGGAGGCGCCACCTTCAACTTCCGGGGCGACAGCGATGCAATGATCGTGCGCGGGCTGATCGCGGTGCTCATGGCGCTCTACAACGGCATCCCCGTCTCCGAGGTGCTGAAAGTGGACGCCGGCGGCGAACTCGCGCGGCTCGGCCTCAACGAGCACCTTTCCTCGCAGCGTTCCAACGGCCTGCGCGCCATGGTGCAGCGGATCCGCGAAACGGCGGCCGCCCAAGCGGCCTGA
- the rnd gene encoding ribonuclease D gives MITLTTTQELADFCQAAAKADYVTVDTEFLRERTYFSKLCLIQLAYRGDGKTDAVLVDPLVEGLSLEPLYALFRDTSTVKVFHAARQDLEIFFVDGGVIPDPLFDTQVAAMVCGFGEQVGYETLVRKIAKQSLDKTSRFTDWSRRPLTEAQKTYALADVTHLRDIYEFLAAKLAKTGRDKWVAEEIQVLTTPDTYTVVPEEAWKRVKTRTNTGKFLAIVRELARFREDYAQTRNIPRNRVFKDDALLEMASTKPADVKDLGRSRLLLREARKGDIADGILAAVKAGLEADPATYPKVPNGNDKVQVNPALADLLRVLLKAKSDEADVAPKMIANAAELDAIAAGERDVPSLKGWRLEVFGEDALRICEGKVALGVKGQKVKVIRLS, from the coding sequence ATGATCACACTCACCACCACGCAGGAGCTTGCTGACTTCTGCCAGGCGGCGGCGAAAGCCGATTACGTCACCGTCGACACCGAGTTCCTGCGCGAACGCACCTATTTCTCCAAGCTCTGCCTGATCCAGCTGGCCTATCGCGGCGATGGCAAAACCGATGCCGTGCTGGTGGATCCGCTCGTCGAGGGGCTTTCGCTCGAGCCGCTCTACGCGCTGTTCCGCGACACCTCCACGGTGAAGGTTTTCCATGCTGCCCGGCAGGATCTGGAGATCTTCTTCGTCGATGGCGGCGTGATCCCGGATCCGCTGTTTGACACGCAGGTGGCCGCGATGGTCTGCGGCTTCGGCGAACAGGTCGGCTATGAAACGCTGGTGCGCAAGATCGCCAAACAGTCGCTGGATAAAACCTCGCGCTTCACCGACTGGTCCCGCCGCCCGCTCACCGAGGCGCAGAAGACATACGCGCTCGCCGATGTGACCCATCTGCGCGACATCTACGAATTCCTCGCCGCCAAGCTCGCCAAGACCGGGCGCGACAAATGGGTGGCCGAGGAGATTCAGGTCCTGACAACGCCCGACACCTATACCGTGGTGCCGGAAGAGGCGTGGAAACGGGTGAAGACCCGCACCAACACAGGCAAATTCCTCGCCATCGTGCGCGAGCTGGCGCGCTTCCGCGAGGATTACGCGCAGACCAGGAACATCCCGCGCAACCGTGTTTTCAAGGATGATGCACTGCTGGAAATGGCCTCCACCAAACCGGCGGATGTCAAGGATCTTGGCCGCTCGCGGCTGCTGCTGCGCGAAGCCCGCAAGGGCGATATCGCCGACGGCATTCTGGCGGCGGTGAAAGCAGGCCTCGAAGCCGATCCGGCCACCTACCCGAAGGTGCCCAATGGCAACGACAAGGTGCAGGTGAACCCGGCGCTGGCCGATCTGCTGCGCGTGCTGCTGAAAGCCAAGAGCGACGAGGCCGACGTGGCGCCCAAGATGATCGCCAATGCCGCCGAACTGGACGCCATCGCCGCCGGGGAGCGCGATGTTCCCTCGCTGAAAGGCTGGCGGCTGGAGGTCTTCGGCGAAGACGCGCTGCGCATTTGCGAGGGCAAGGTGGCGCTCGGCGTGAAGGGGCAGAAGGTGAAAGTGATCCGCCTGTCGTGA
- the purN gene encoding phosphoribosylglycinamide formyltransferase, producing the protein MTRRVAILISGGGSNMVSLVDSMAAVDHPAKPVLVLANDPAAGGLAKAQARGVATAVVEHRPFGKDREAFEAKLLEALDAAQPDMICLAGFMRVLTPFFVEKWAGRMLNIHPSLLPKYKGLNTHARAIEAGDGEAGCSVHEVTAELDGGPILGQARVPILAGDTPEALAARVLPLEHQLYPEVLRRYAAGDRTPVHLP; encoded by the coding sequence GTGACACGCCGCGTCGCGATCCTGATCTCCGGCGGCGGCTCCAACATGGTGAGCCTTGTGGACTCCATGGCCGCCGTCGATCACCCTGCAAAGCCCGTTCTGGTGCTGGCCAATGATCCGGCCGCCGGAGGGCTGGCTAAAGCGCAAGCGCGCGGTGTGGCAACGGCGGTGGTGGAGCACAGGCCGTTTGGCAAGGATCGCGAGGCCTTCGAGGCCAAGCTGCTGGAGGCGCTCGACGCCGCGCAGCCCGACATGATCTGCCTTGCCGGCTTCATGCGCGTGCTGACGCCGTTCTTCGTGGAGAAATGGGCCGGCCGGATGCTCAACATCCACCCCTCGCTGCTGCCCAAGTACAAGGGGCTCAACACCCACGCCCGCGCCATTGAGGCAGGCGATGGGGAAGCGGGCTGCTCGGTGCATGAGGTGACGGCCGAACTCGACGGTGGCCCGATTCTGGGGCAGGCCCGCGTGCCGATCCTTGCGGGCGACACTCCCGAGGCACTCGCCGCGCGCGTGCTGCCGCTGGAGCATCAGCTCTACCCGGAAGTGTTGCGCCGTTACGCCGCTGGCGACCGGACACCGGTTCATCTGCCCTAG
- the purM gene encoding phosphoribosylformylglycinamidine cyclo-ligase, producing MTEKKNGLTYADAGVDIDAGNALVDRIKPAAKRTARPGVMSGLGGFGALFDLKGAGYEDPILVAATDGVGTKLRIAIDTGNVSTIGIDLVAMCVNDLVCQGAEPLFFLDYFATGKLELEQATAIIEGIAEGCARSGCALIGGETAEMPGMYHDGDFDLAGFAVGAMERGADLPAGVGEGDVLLALASDGVHSNGYSLVRKVVELSGLGWDAQAPFADGTLGEALLAPTRLYVKQALAAVRAGGVHALAHITGGGLTENLPRVLPEGLGATVNLGAWELPPVFRWLAETAGMAEAELLKTFNAGTGMVLAVSADRAEALTALLQAEGETVYRIGTVTKGEGVSYTGALL from the coding sequence ATGACCGAGAAGAAGAACGGACTGACCTACGCCGACGCCGGTGTGGACATCGACGCCGGCAACGCGCTGGTGGACCGGATCAAACCCGCCGCCAAACGCACCGCGCGCCCCGGCGTGATGTCGGGCCTCGGCGGCTTCGGCGCGCTCTTCGATCTGAAAGGCGCAGGCTATGAGGATCCGATCCTCGTGGCGGCCACCGACGGTGTCGGCACCAAGCTGCGCATCGCCATCGACACTGGCAATGTCTCCACCATCGGGATCGATCTCGTGGCCATGTGCGTCAACGATCTGGTCTGCCAGGGGGCGGAGCCGCTCTTCTTCCTCGACTATTTCGCCACCGGCAAGCTGGAGCTTGAGCAGGCCACCGCGATCATCGAGGGCATCGCCGAAGGCTGCGCGCGCTCGGGCTGCGCGCTGATCGGCGGTGAGACGGCAGAAATGCCGGGCATGTACCACGATGGCGATTTCGATCTGGCCGGCTTTGCTGTCGGCGCAATGGAGCGTGGCGCGGACCTGCCTGCAGGCGTTGGTGAGGGCGACGTGCTGCTGGCGCTGGCCTCTGACGGTGTGCATTCCAACGGCTATTCTCTGGTCCGCAAAGTGGTGGAGCTTTCGGGCCTCGGCTGGGACGCGCAAGCCCCCTTCGCCGATGGCACGCTGGGCGAAGCGCTGCTCGCGCCCACGCGGCTTTACGTGAAACAGGCGCTGGCGGCGGTGCGGGCAGGGGGCGTGCACGCGCTGGCCCATATCACCGGCGGCGGCCTGACGGAAAACCTGCCGCGCGTGCTGCCCGAAGGGCTTGGCGCAACCGTGAATCTGGGCGCATGGGAACTGCCGCCCGTTTTCCGCTGGCTGGCCGAGACCGCCGGCATGGCCGAAGCCGAACTGCTGAAAACGTTCAACGCCGGCACCGGCATGGTGCTTGCCGTTTCGGCGGACCGCGCCGAGGCGCTCACCGCGCTGCTTCAGGCCGAAGGCGAGACCGTCTACCGCATCGGCACCGTGACCAAGGGCGAGGGCGTGTCCTACACGGGCGCGCTTCTGTGA
- a CDS encoding MBL fold metallo-hydrolase, producing MTINRRGFLLSGLAAPAIAGFGLPAFAQAARQTAVSAAAADVTRAYRFTVGEARVTALLDGFVDLQPGMIAPYDAAQLDAGLAAAQQRRHGGGVRIPVNAFVIEEAGRTVLVDAGTAGLMGPTLGALPAALASVGITPEQVDLVAATHLHPDHVGGLLAADGSATFPNAEVAVGEVEYGFWHDDAILAAVPEGNRPFFQMARASLAPYADRLIRFQSEAEILPGLRSLPLPGHTPGHAGFLLQSGEEQLLFWGDTVHITALQFAHPEVSIVFDADPAQVLQTRLAMFDRAVADDLLVTGSHLDFPGLGKVRGAAAGYAYQPTPWQYAL from the coding sequence ATGACAATCAATCGCCGAGGGTTCCTTTTGTCCGGGCTGGCCGCCCCCGCCATCGCCGGGTTCGGCCTGCCGGCTTTCGCGCAAGCCGCCCGCCAGACTGCCGTTTCTGCCGCGGCAGCCGATGTCACGCGGGCCTATCGCTTCACCGTCGGCGAGGCCCGCGTCACCGCGCTTCTGGACGGGTTCGTCGATCTGCAGCCGGGGATGATCGCGCCCTATGATGCCGCGCAGCTTGACGCCGGGCTCGCCGCCGCCCAGCAGAGGCGCCACGGCGGCGGGGTGCGTATCCCGGTGAACGCTTTCGTCATCGAAGAGGCAGGCCGCACCGTGCTGGTGGACGCGGGCACCGCCGGGCTTATGGGCCCCACGCTGGGCGCGCTTCCGGCTGCGCTGGCGTCTGTCGGGATCACGCCCGAACAGGTGGATCTCGTCGCGGCCACGCATTTGCACCCCGACCACGTGGGCGGGCTGCTGGCAGCCGATGGCAGCGCGACCTTCCCCAATGCCGAGGTGGCCGTGGGCGAGGTGGAATACGGCTTCTGGCATGATGACGCCATTCTGGCGGCGGTGCCGGAGGGCAACCGGCCCTTCTTCCAGATGGCCCGCGCCAGCCTCGCGCCCTACGCAGATCGCCTGATCCGCTTCCAGAGTGAAGCCGAGATCCTGCCGGGGCTGCGCAGCCTGCCGCTGCCGGGGCACACGCCGGGGCATGCGGGCTTCCTGCTGCAATCGGGCGAAGAGCAGCTGCTGTTCTGGGGCGATACCGTCCATATCACCGCGCTGCAGTTCGCCCATCCCGAGGTCTCCATCGTCTTTGACGCCGACCCGGCGCAGGTGCTGCAGACGCGGCTGGCGATGTTTGATCGCGCGGTGGCCGACGATCTGCTGGTGACGGGATCGCACCTTGATTTCCCCGGCCTTGGCAAGGTGCGCGGCGCGGCTGCGGGCTACGCTTACCAGCCCACGCCCTGGCAATACGCGCTCTGA
- a CDS encoding LysR family transcriptional regulator, translated as MDRINLLETLVIAAHEGSFSAAGARRGISQSAVSQQMRLLEEQLGQQLLHRGGRGVQPTRAGEMVLAHAQRILEAHALMLAEVESLEQTPSGSLRISVSQFLGRRVLGPLLVDLGRSYPELEIVLRLEDRLVDVVREGYDLALRSGELGQTEGYGRRIAALETVLIATPQYLRDNGQPETPGDLLHHKFIQHHESQFRGVMPLTRGGEMFEAPIRVGFTADDPDLIMTAVLKHAGYSRVPRLFVAEGLADGTFAQILPGYRPEEKRLYAVTPTRQQPGSRVDLVVTAFTRELARLESEALARSPAPVA; from the coding sequence ATGGACCGGATCAACCTGCTCGAAACCCTTGTCATCGCCGCGCATGAAGGCAGTTTCTCGGCCGCCGGGGCACGGCGGGGCATCTCGCAATCGGCCGTGAGCCAGCAGATGCGCCTGCTGGAGGAGCAGCTGGGCCAGCAGCTTCTGCATCGCGGCGGGCGCGGCGTGCAGCCCACCCGCGCAGGCGAGATGGTGCTCGCCCATGCGCAGCGCATCCTTGAAGCCCACGCGCTGATGCTGGCGGAGGTGGAATCGCTGGAACAGACCCCATCGGGCAGCCTGCGCATCAGCGTGAGCCAGTTTCTGGGCCGCCGCGTGCTGGGTCCGCTGCTGGTGGATCTGGGCCGCAGCTACCCGGAGCTTGAGATCGTGCTGCGGCTGGAGGACCGTCTCGTGGACGTGGTGCGCGAGGGCTATGATCTGGCCCTGCGCTCCGGCGAGTTGGGCCAGACGGAAGGCTACGGCCGCCGCATCGCCGCGCTTGAGACGGTGCTGATCGCCACGCCGCAATACCTGCGCGACAACGGCCAACCGGAGACGCCCGGCGATCTGTTGCACCACAAGTTCATCCAGCACCACGAAAGCCAGTTTCGCGGTGTCATGCCGCTGACACGCGGGGGCGAGATGTTCGAGGCCCCGATCCGCGTGGGCTTCACCGCCGACGATCCCGATCTGATCATGACGGCGGTGCTGAAACACGCAGGCTACAGCCGCGTCCCCCGGCTTTTCGTGGCCGAGGGGCTGGCGGATGGCACGTTCGCGCAGATCCTGCCCGGCTACCGGCCCGAGGAAAAGCGGCTCTACGCCGTCACGCCCACGCGCCAACAGCCCGGCTCGCGCGTGGATCTTGTGGTCACGGCCTTCACGCGCGAACTGGCCCGGCTGGAATCAGAGGCCCTTGCGCGCAGCCCTGCACCCGTAGCCTAG
- a CDS encoding HupE/UreJ family protein, translating into MPARTLALLLALALDCLAAPQVALAHSGDGYGGGFVAGVTHPILGWDHVAAMVAVGLWGAFLGAPAIWILPVVFPLVMAFGAVLGILGIPVPAVETGIALSAVVLGLMIVFAVRPPLWVAAVIVGAFAIFHGYAHGTELPATVNAFAYAVGFVISTGLLHLIGIAFGLLVKWPAGRLAVRGAGGVISLAGVAFLTGAV; encoded by the coding sequence ATGCCAGCCCGCACTCTCGCCCTTCTGCTTGCCCTTGCCCTTGACTGCCTTGCCGCGCCGCAAGTCGCGCTTGCCCATAGCGGCGACGGCTACGGCGGCGGGTTCGTGGCGGGCGTCACCCATCCGATTCTCGGCTGGGATCACGTGGCGGCCATGGTGGCTGTTGGCCTTTGGGGGGCCTTCCTTGGCGCGCCGGCGATCTGGATCCTGCCGGTGGTCTTTCCGCTGGTCATGGCCTTCGGCGCGGTGCTCGGCATTCTGGGCATCCCCGTGCCTGCGGTGGAGACCGGAATCGCGCTGTCGGCGGTGGTGCTGGGGCTGATGATCGTCTTCGCCGTGCGCCCGCCGCTTTGGGTGGCCGCCGTGATCGTGGGCGCTTTCGCGATCTTCCACGGCTACGCCCATGGCACCGAACTGCCCGCCACAGTGAATGCCTTTGCCTATGCGGTGGGCTTCGTGATCTCCACCGGGCTGCTGCACCTCATCGGCATCGCCTTCGGCCTGCTGGTGAAATGGCCTGCGGGCCGCCTGGCGGTGCGCGGCGCAGGGGGCGTGATTTCGCTCGCGGGCGTGGCCTTCCTGACCGGCGCGGTATGA
- the kduD gene encoding 2-dehydro-3-deoxy-D-gluconate 5-dehydrogenase KduD translates to MISFSLEGQTALVTGANTGIGQAIAVALGQAGAHVICAGRSSCAETVGLIDSAEELTLDFSDPMAAQDVFAGRRVDILVNNAGIIRRADSVEFSEEDWDAVMDVNLKALFFTCQAFAKAALAAGRGGRIVNIASLLSFQGGIRVPSYTASKHGVAGLTKILANEWAAKGINVNAIAPGYIATNNTQALREDADRNKAILERIPAGRWGDPADIAGMAVFLASPASGYVHGAVFNVDGGWLAR, encoded by the coding sequence ATGATCTCCTTTTCGCTGGAAGGCCAGACGGCACTTGTGACCGGTGCCAACACCGGCATCGGGCAGGCCATCGCCGTGGCGCTGGGGCAGGCGGGCGCGCATGTGATCTGTGCCGGGCGCTCCTCCTGCGCCGAGACCGTAGGCCTGATCGACAGCGCCGAAGAGCTGACACTGGATTTCTCCGATCCGATGGCGGCACAGGATGTGTTTGCCGGGCGTCGCGTGGACATCCTTGTCAACAACGCCGGCATCATTCGCCGCGCCGATTCCGTGGAGTTCTCCGAAGAGGACTGGGACGCGGTGATGGACGTGAACCTCAAGGCGCTGTTCTTCACCTGTCAGGCCTTCGCCAAGGCCGCGCTGGCTGCGGGGCGCGGCGGGCGGATCGTCAACATCGCGTCGCTCCTGAGCTTTCAGGGCGGTATCCGCGTGCCCTCCTACACGGCGTCCAAACACGGCGTGGCAGGGCTGACGAAGATCCTTGCCAATGAATGGGCGGCCAAGGGCATCAACGTCAACGCCATTGCGCCGGGCTATATCGCCACCAACAACACCCAAGCCCTGCGCGAGGATGCCGACCGCAACAAGGCGATCCTTGAGCGCATCCCGGCCGGCCGTTGGGGCGATCCGGCCGATATCGCGGGGATGGCTGTCTTCCTTGCGTCTCCGGCCTCGGGCTACGTGCACGGGGCTGTGTTCAACGTCGACGGGGGATGGCTAGCCCGCTAG